From Varibaculum massiliense, a single genomic window includes:
- a CDS encoding ABC transporter ATP-binding protein gives MLMALSLHNLTKRYGKTAGVKNVSLTLTTGVYGLLGVNGAGKTTLMRMVCILTRPTSGRITFDGQDIFTMGEAYRQQLGYLPQDFGFYPDLNVVDYLMYIASLKGLRADFAKRRTFDLLEQVGLKDSAKTRMRNLSGGMVRRVGIAQAMLNDPRILILDEPTAGLDPSERIRFRNLISELSGNRLVLLSTHIVSDVEFIANTIILMNQGQFIFTGTSEEIVASLDKRAWVFTVPQSQVGHYLEQFLVANVKTAPHGATELRVLSGYPPTPQAQETGVTLEDAFLIYFGTKAKEIQSC, from the coding sequence ATGCTAATGGCGCTATCACTACATAACCTCACGAAACGATATGGGAAGACTGCTGGTGTCAAAAATGTGAGCTTGACTTTGACAACGGGCGTGTATGGTCTTCTTGGCGTCAATGGGGCCGGGAAAACGACGTTGATGCGGATGGTCTGCATCTTGACCCGGCCTACGAGTGGACGTATCACCTTTGACGGCCAAGATATTTTCACGATGGGTGAGGCGTACCGGCAACAGTTAGGTTATCTTCCGCAAGATTTTGGTTTCTATCCTGATCTCAATGTCGTGGACTACTTGATGTACATCGCAAGCCTCAAAGGGTTACGAGCCGATTTTGCGAAACGAAGAACATTCGACCTCCTGGAACAGGTCGGCTTGAAAGACTCTGCGAAGACGAGAATGCGTAATCTTTCCGGCGGCATGGTCAGACGTGTCGGAATTGCTCAAGCCATGCTGAATGACCCGAGAATATTGATTTTGGATGAGCCTACAGCAGGGCTCGACCCCAGTGAAAGAATCCGTTTTCGCAACCTCATTAGTGAACTCTCTGGCAACAGACTGGTATTGCTGTCCACTCACATTGTTTCTGACGTCGAATTCATCGCAAACACCATCATCCTTATGAACCAGGGGCAATTTATCTTTACGGGAACATCTGAAGAAATCGTCGCCTCCCTCGATAAGAGAGCGTGGGTTTTCACGGTACCCCAAAGCCAAGTGGGTCACTATCTTGAGCAGTTCTTAGTAGCGAACGTCAAAACAGCTCCCCACGGTGCCACCGAGCTACGCGTGCTCTCTGGCTATCCGCCAACACCGCAAGCTCAAGAAACAGGTGTGACCTTAGAGGACGCATTTTTGATCTATTTCGGCACGAAAGCAAAGGAAATCCAATCATGCTGA
- a CDS encoding response regulator has product MSQTATNQISVLLVDDQELFRHAIEIMVNSQPDMQVVGHATNGLEAIKETTRLQPDIVMMDIRMPDMDGVEATRRILRGERVESPGVGPRIIILTTFDFDSLTAQAIRHGASGFLLKDVSPHMLQEAIRTVHAGNSVLSPENLDKLLTGDIRMTPALPEEYDSLTEREREVLLLVGQGLSNKEIGQTLYASESTVKTHVGQILRKLNLRNRTQIVVFCFEHELHSIN; this is encoded by the coding sequence ATGAGCCAAACAGCAACCAACCAGATCAGCGTTTTACTCGTTGATGACCAAGAGCTATTCCGGCACGCAATCGAGATCATGGTCAACTCTCAACCCGACATGCAAGTTGTAGGGCACGCAACCAACGGCCTCGAAGCCATCAAAGAAACCACGAGACTGCAACCAGACATCGTGATGATGGACATCCGAATGCCCGACATGGACGGAGTCGAAGCAACCAGACGAATTCTGCGCGGTGAACGAGTCGAATCACCCGGAGTAGGACCGCGAATCATCATCTTGACCACATTCGACTTTGACTCGCTCACAGCACAAGCAATTCGCCACGGGGCAAGCGGTTTCCTCCTCAAAGACGTATCCCCGCACATGCTCCAAGAAGCAATCAGAACCGTTCACGCCGGTAATTCCGTCCTGTCACCAGAAAACCTCGACAAACTGCTCACCGGTGACATTCGCATGACACCCGCGCTGCCAGAGGAATACGATTCACTCACCGAGCGAGAACGTGAAGTCCTGCTTCTCGTTGGCCAAGGTCTATCAAACAAAGAAATCGGCCAAACCCTGTACGCATCAGAATCCACAGTGAAAACACACGTAGGCCAAATCCTTCGCAAGCTAAACCTTCGCAACCGCACCCAAATCGTCGTCTTCTGCTTCGAACACGAGCTGCACTCGATTAATTAG
- a CDS encoding type I restriction-modification system subunit M, whose translation MAVKKTELYSLLWEAANKLRGGVEPARYKDYVLTLLFFKYVSDRYKGQRYGDFIVEEGASFDDLIAAKGKKDIGERVDKILSAFLEENQLQGSLPDVSFNNEDELGRGKELVDKVTDLIAVFENPAIDFKTNRASGDDIIGDAYEYFMMKFAQESGKSKGQFYTPSEVSRTMARLLGISKIQPRKGRPWTLYDPAAGSGSLLIRAADEAPVNRQGNAIVSIYGQEKDNSTAGLAKMNLVLHQKGTGEIKTHSTLTSPQYLDEYGHLRKFDFIVMNPPFSDKSWSDGITPENDIYHRFDGYGIPPEKNGDWAWFLHVLKSLTEDGKAAIIMPHGILFRGNSEETIRKQVLARKYITGIVSLPANLFYGTGIPACIVIVDKEDADEHEGIFMIDASQGCKKDGNKNRLREQDIERIVLTFNNRLEDDGYSRMVGYDEILEENDGNLNVPRYIQRSNTELPQDIAAHLQGGIPADDVDSLDELWQVAPNLKQLLFSQQQSGRFSLLHAPDELAAEITTDESLAAQKVIESSALLDAWAQACARPALLDVGSDTDPRMMIRQIGQELLEHYAAAKVLDPFDVFDVLMNYWNALLQDDIYIIKASGYQAGHEVDYTHKKSTSSQNTDTGKVESFEGILIPATLIEAEYYPETQTLLANLNRAILDIEAELEALLEDQSEEDTPFSEVLSDTGKVVEKELTARLKILDSMKTSAQLNILDELLEHLAAKHNTRVSWVLKQHPDIADLDLYGKTGKPIKTKLTAARQQLASFTPVPEAYKDEYEALTGYRNKLERIKALKKQAKEAREQLDQKVIAKYDKLTEDEIKHLLFDRKWLVHLASEIESLFDQQVNAYATRITNVARRYERTLPRIQTAVNYSRESVLNSLKKMGYTW comes from the coding sequence ATGGCAGTGAAAAAGACAGAGCTTTACTCGTTGCTGTGGGAAGCAGCTAATAAGCTTCGTGGAGGGGTGGAGCCTGCTCGCTACAAGGACTATGTGCTGACCCTGTTGTTCTTCAAGTACGTGTCCGACCGGTACAAGGGTCAGCGCTACGGCGATTTCATCGTGGAAGAAGGCGCATCGTTTGATGACCTGATTGCCGCGAAGGGAAAGAAGGATATCGGTGAGCGCGTCGACAAGATCCTGTCCGCTTTCTTAGAAGAGAACCAACTGCAAGGTTCGCTACCAGACGTTTCGTTCAACAATGAGGACGAGCTCGGGCGAGGCAAGGAGCTGGTGGACAAGGTCACTGATCTGATTGCGGTCTTTGAAAACCCGGCGATTGATTTCAAGACCAACCGCGCGAGTGGCGATGACATCATCGGTGATGCTTACGAGTATTTCATGATGAAGTTTGCTCAAGAATCCGGTAAGAGCAAAGGTCAGTTCTACACCCCGTCCGAGGTGTCCCGAACCATGGCGCGGCTACTAGGAATCTCAAAAATCCAGCCCCGCAAAGGCCGCCCATGGACTCTATATGATCCTGCTGCTGGCAGCGGTTCTCTGCTGATTCGGGCAGCCGATGAGGCTCCAGTGAACCGTCAAGGCAATGCGATCGTGTCGATTTACGGTCAAGAGAAAGACAACTCGACGGCTGGTTTGGCGAAGATGAACTTGGTGCTTCACCAAAAGGGCACCGGCGAAATCAAAACGCACTCGACGTTGACGTCTCCCCAATACCTCGACGAATACGGGCACCTCCGCAAGTTCGACTTCATCGTGATGAACCCGCCGTTCTCCGATAAGTCATGGTCTGACGGCATCACGCCTGAAAACGATATTTACCACCGGTTCGATGGGTATGGGATACCGCCAGAAAAGAACGGCGACTGGGCCTGGTTCCTGCACGTGCTCAAATCACTGACCGAGGACGGTAAAGCAGCGATTATCATGCCGCACGGCATCTTGTTTCGAGGAAACTCTGAAGAGACGATCCGCAAGCAAGTCCTGGCACGCAAGTACATAACTGGCATCGTTAGCCTGCCGGCGAATCTGTTTTACGGCACTGGTATCCCCGCGTGCATCGTCATAGTCGACAAGGAGGACGCGGACGAACACGAGGGCATCTTCATGATCGATGCCAGCCAAGGCTGCAAGAAAGACGGCAACAAGAACCGGCTCCGCGAACAAGACATCGAACGAATCGTTCTGACATTCAATAACCGCCTCGAGGATGACGGATACTCCCGGATGGTCGGCTATGACGAAATCCTCGAGGAAAACGACGGCAACCTAAACGTCCCTCGCTACATCCAACGCTCAAACACCGAGCTCCCACAGGACATCGCTGCCCACCTTCAAGGCGGAATCCCAGCTGACGACGTCGACTCCCTGGATGAACTGTGGCAAGTAGCACCCAACCTGAAGCAACTCCTGTTCTCCCAACAACAATCTGGCAGGTTCTCACTCCTTCACGCCCCGGATGAACTAGCGGCAGAAATCACGACCGACGAGAGCCTGGCTGCGCAGAAGGTTATCGAATCCTCGGCGCTACTAGATGCGTGGGCACAAGCCTGCGCTAGGCCAGCACTTCTTGACGTGGGCAGCGACACAGACCCACGTATGATGATCCGTCAGATCGGGCAGGAACTCCTTGAACACTATGCAGCAGCGAAAGTACTCGACCCATTCGATGTTTTCGACGTGCTGATGAACTACTGGAACGCACTCCTGCAAGACGACATCTACATCATCAAAGCCTCCGGATATCAAGCAGGCCATGAAGTCGATTACACCCACAAGAAGAGCACCAGCAGCCAAAACACCGATACTGGCAAAGTTGAGAGCTTCGAAGGAATTCTCATCCCGGCAACACTCATCGAGGCAGAGTACTATCCCGAAACGCAGACGCTCTTAGCCAACCTCAACCGAGCAATTCTCGACATCGAAGCCGAACTAGAGGCACTACTGGAAGACCAGTCTGAAGAAGATACCCCATTTTCCGAAGTGCTCAGTGACACAGGGAAAGTCGTGGAAAAGGAGCTCACCGCTCGCCTCAAAATTCTCGACAGTATGAAAACATCAGCACAACTCAACATCCTGGATGAGTTACTCGAACACCTTGCCGCAAAACATAACACACGTGTCAGTTGGGTGCTCAAGCAGCATCCAGACATCGCAGACCTCGATTTATATGGCAAGACCGGAAAACCAATCAAGACGAAACTCACGGCAGCACGCCAGCAACTAGCATCATTCACGCCAGTACCGGAAGCCTACAAAGACGAATATGAAGCCCTAACTGGTTATCGGAACAAACTGGAACGGATCAAGGCTCTGAAGAAGCAAGCCAAGGAAGCCCGCGAACAACTCGATCAGAAGGTAATCGCGAAATATGACAAACTTACTGAAGACGAGATCAAGCACTTGCTATTCGACCGCAAATGGTTGGTTCATCTGGCATCCGAAATAGAAAGTCTCTTCGATCAACAAGTCAACGCCTACGCCACGCGAATCACCAACGTCGCCCGACGCTACGAACGTACCCTGCCTCGCATCCAAACCGCAGTTAATTATTCTCGCGAGTCGGTTTTGAATAGCCTAAAGAAAATGGGATACACATGGTAG
- a CDS encoding type II toxin-antitoxin system Phd/YefM family antitoxin, with amino-acid sequence MEAEPEKTTMDFYNMSDFLRGQSSKIITKLSEEDEAAFVLKNGRPMAVLMSIDRYERLMKAGIDITDY; translated from the coding sequence ATGGAAGCGGAACCTGAGAAGACGACGATGGATTTCTATAACATGTCGGATTTTCTGCGTGGCCAGTCATCGAAGATCATCACGAAGCTGTCCGAGGAAGATGAGGCGGCTTTTGTGTTGAAGAATGGCAGACCCATGGCGGTGTTGATGTCGATTGACCGGTATGAGCGGTTGATGAAGGCCGGCATAGACATCACTGATTACTAA
- a CDS encoding ABC transporter permease — MLMYELKKIVNNRVNRALFAAVVVLAAVFSGFAISSFQFVDSSGETHTGISAVRSLVADKNRWQGELTPETISTIATKESSTDWQSRSDIIYLTSEMLVGEFSEFDDYKAVLSAEPSQIASIYDIYQENLRVMSHEYGDTPAKAQYLQKQYDAIETPFYYEAYDSWDTMLLYGTTFSLILIIVISFITPGIFADEFRNHADAVFFSTTYGRSKAIRTKIFAGLIITTGVYWAGIALLSAISFAVMGVSGADTAYQFSQPYAVYSVTFSQMYGLVLVGGFVASLLSASICMLVASRTRKMSLAVAVPFVLFFVSPFVGRALPFPTFFTLTPDQLTNIMNCARIPYIYEIGGAVFRQIPFILVLYTVVAVVLLPLVHRSYSRTMT; from the coding sequence ATGCTGATGTACGAGTTGAAAAAAATCGTGAACAACCGAGTCAACCGCGCATTGTTTGCTGCTGTTGTTGTGCTCGCAGCAGTCTTCAGCGGTTTTGCGATCAGTAGTTTCCAGTTTGTAGATTCCAGTGGTGAAACCCATACCGGTATCTCTGCTGTCCGCTCCCTCGTTGCTGATAAGAACCGGTGGCAAGGCGAACTCACCCCAGAGACGATCAGCACGATTGCGACCAAAGAAAGTAGTACTGATTGGCAGTCCCGCTCTGACATTATCTACTTGACGAGCGAGATGCTCGTCGGTGAATTCAGCGAATTTGATGACTACAAAGCCGTACTATCTGCTGAGCCTTCACAAATAGCATCGATTTATGACATCTACCAGGAAAACCTTCGGGTGATGAGCCACGAGTATGGTGACACCCCAGCGAAGGCACAATACCTGCAGAAGCAATACGACGCTATTGAGACTCCCTTCTATTATGAAGCGTACGATTCCTGGGACACCATGCTTTTATATGGCACAACGTTCAGCCTGATCCTCATCATCGTCATAAGTTTCATTACCCCCGGTATCTTTGCCGACGAGTTCCGCAACCATGCGGACGCCGTCTTCTTCTCCACCACATACGGACGAAGTAAAGCCATTCGAACAAAGATCTTTGCAGGGTTGATCATCACAACAGGGGTTTATTGGGCTGGTATTGCTTTGCTGTCCGCCATATCGTTTGCGGTCATGGGAGTCAGCGGCGCAGACACCGCCTATCAGTTTTCGCAACCTTACGCTGTGTATTCGGTGACGTTTAGCCAAATGTACGGCCTGGTTCTTGTCGGTGGGTTTGTCGCCAGTCTTCTTTCGGCTTCCATCTGCATGTTGGTCGCGTCCCGAACACGAAAAATGAGTTTGGCTGTTGCTGTTCCTTTTGTGCTGTTCTTTGTCTCTCCGTTTGTCGGACGAGCCCTGCCTTTCCCGACATTTTTCACTCTGACGCCTGATCAACTGACCAACATCATGAACTGCGCTCGTATCCCCTACATTTACGAAATAGGGGGCGCAGTTTTTCGGCAGATCCCTTTCATCCTCGTGTTGTACACCGTTGTTGCTGTCGTCCTTCTGCCACTTGTTCATCGAAGCTACAGCAGGACAATGACATAA
- a CDS encoding sensor histidine kinase: MTSDKQEAPTLMPDEKDVGSAVGSDRAVVKGRGLIPRMVVTGLLLLLGIVASIGQDPGPYHDLTLVFIIMLVALSVLVVRYVPLLGYALNWLAFIIQVMFETDFTLAQAGVVYTMWVVSCYGSRLIVIVTGVTAPIGLVVGALVVSSRVGGDSLTSSSPLSGPLWRLVSEIRPGTTPRAVYIVAAACLVILPWLLGLIRRSRIRALRVEEQQRQEHEERLAAEERARLSDELAETQKAKAQLARDVHDVVGHSLAVIAAQAQAASCVDDVEQIQQILSTISTTAKTSLQEVRAVVHDTAHTNTNPFAPIIQSIQSTGIDVRTTIDGTPRPLAPEINQVATLVLKEILTNALKHGDNSAVIDIALSWDNGLTMSVTNTANPQNGEPKLVFGFGLAGMRDRLSSVGGTLNITPQQTPSGWSVTTSAWLPFQGVQTPTQPPVQTSSAHSQGQTA; the protein is encoded by the coding sequence ATGACTTCTGACAAGCAAGAAGCACCCACTCTCATGCCCGACGAAAAAGATGTGGGATCTGCTGTGGGTAGCGACCGGGCTGTGGTCAAAGGACGTGGGCTGATTCCACGAATGGTTGTGACTGGATTGCTACTTCTGCTGGGGATCGTCGCATCTATCGGGCAAGATCCAGGCCCCTATCACGATCTGACCTTGGTATTCATCATCATGCTCGTTGCGTTGAGCGTACTCGTTGTTCGTTACGTTCCGTTGCTTGGGTACGCATTGAACTGGCTAGCCTTTATTATCCAAGTGATGTTTGAGACAGATTTCACCCTGGCGCAAGCAGGCGTGGTCTACACCATGTGGGTGGTCTCCTGTTACGGTTCACGATTGATCGTAATAGTAACCGGAGTGACTGCGCCTATCGGGCTCGTTGTGGGTGCCTTGGTCGTATCAAGCAGGGTCGGGGGTGATTCACTGACTTCGTCGTCGCCTTTGTCTGGTCCGCTGTGGAGATTAGTGAGCGAAATTAGGCCTGGTACGACGCCACGCGCGGTATATATCGTCGCCGCCGCTTGCCTAGTCATTTTGCCGTGGCTCTTGGGTCTGATTAGGCGCAGCCGAATCCGTGCTCTGCGCGTAGAGGAGCAACAGCGACAAGAACACGAGGAACGTTTAGCTGCTGAAGAACGTGCCAGACTCTCCGATGAACTTGCTGAAACCCAAAAGGCTAAAGCACAGCTTGCTAGAGATGTTCACGACGTGGTGGGACACTCCTTGGCCGTAATAGCCGCCCAAGCACAAGCAGCATCGTGCGTTGACGATGTCGAACAAATCCAACAGATTCTGTCCACCATTTCGACAACCGCCAAAACGTCACTCCAAGAAGTTCGAGCAGTCGTGCACGACACTGCTCACACAAACACCAACCCGTTCGCCCCGATCATCCAATCAATTCAAAGCACTGGTATCGACGTGCGAACTACAATTGACGGAACACCACGTCCGCTGGCACCAGAGATCAATCAGGTCGCCACCTTGGTGCTCAAGGAGATACTGACCAACGCCCTCAAGCATGGCGACAACTCCGCCGTCATTGATATCGCACTCAGCTGGGACAACGGCCTAACGATGTCTGTCACAAACACCGCTAACCCGCAGAATGGTGAACCAAAACTAGTCTTCGGTTTCGGGCTGGCCGGAATGCGCGACAGGCTTTCCTCAGTGGGTGGAACCTTGAACATCACCCCACAGCAAACACCGTCCGGCTGGAGCGTGACAACATCAGCCTGGCTACCATTCCAAGGCGTACAAACCCCGACCCAACCCCCAGTACAGACGTCGTCCGCCCACTCGCAAGGACAAACCGCATGA
- a CDS encoding D-alanyl-D-alanine carboxypeptidase family protein yields the protein MQHRRKRRRLGCLVLTVAIVAMFTVSSVVKDALQHFASPYNSESVFVYNLSDQVEVINIQGDKKRAPASLVKIATVYASLQHLEDLSVSAPVDQASYELAVRNDLAMAGFVPGERTTYRDLLYGTILASGGEAANALATNVAGSSELLVPDMNRLAKELGLRNTRFTNVEGRDEFGQWMSARDIAYLTEAALQNGHFRVLFTTSTFTTSNTSVHPSGIRLEHSVFSKVNLAPGSDFRILGGKSGTTKKAGLCWVVLAEKAGKQYVIVTMGCPYDDINNPGDGHIQDTLRILRDL from the coding sequence ATGCAGCATCGAAGAAAACGCAGACGCCTTGGCTGTCTAGTTTTGACAGTCGCCATCGTTGCGATGTTCACCGTTTCGTCGGTGGTCAAGGACGCGCTACAGCATTTCGCATCGCCCTATAACTCCGAGAGCGTTTTCGTTTATAACTTGTCAGATCAGGTTGAAGTGATCAACATCCAGGGCGATAAGAAGAGGGCTCCGGCGTCTTTGGTGAAGATTGCGACCGTTTATGCCTCATTGCAGCACTTGGAGGATTTGTCAGTATCTGCGCCAGTAGATCAGGCATCGTACGAGTTGGCTGTCAGGAATGACCTTGCCATGGCTGGTTTTGTTCCCGGGGAACGGACGACATATCGGGATCTGCTGTATGGGACGATTTTGGCTTCTGGTGGGGAAGCAGCTAATGCGTTAGCCACGAATGTGGCTGGTAGCTCTGAACTGCTGGTTCCTGACATGAATCGACTTGCTAAAGAACTCGGGTTACGTAATACCCGGTTCACCAACGTGGAAGGTCGAGACGAGTTCGGTCAATGGATGTCGGCCAGAGATATTGCCTATTTGACTGAAGCTGCGCTACAGAACGGGCATTTTCGTGTGCTTTTCACCACATCGACGTTCACAACAAGCAACACGTCCGTGCATCCGAGTGGAATCCGACTTGAACATTCGGTGTTTTCCAAAGTCAATCTCGCACCGGGAAGTGACTTTCGCATTCTCGGCGGAAAATCTGGAACGACAAAGAAAGCCGGATTGTGTTGGGTCGTGCTCGCTGAAAAAGCAGGAAAGCAGTACGTCATCGTCACGATGGGTTGTCCTTACGACGACATCAACAACCCGGGTGATGGGCATATCCAAGACACTCTACGTATCTTGCGAGATCTATGA
- a CDS encoding Abi family protein: MYEFDRKLRTLIHDGMERIEVGLRTRISDRLALTDALSYLDSALFRPEFDHSTWLDTALARVERAKKRDSAIKHYARKYGEYPIWVLVEALDFSDISQLFDGMVLADQRAISESLGLVVDSDRLTAKQKGSYYRQDPLARWCEQFTVLRNICAHHGRLWNRFLTPASTNALRTITDLSSLPRGQSDRIFGAILLMSFLLRQISPGTSWPNKVRHLIESEYLPLESRSITEMGIPQEWQKLSLWNNPTS, from the coding sequence TTGTATGAGTTCGACCGCAAACTTCGGACACTCATTCACGATGGTATGGAGCGTATCGAAGTAGGGTTGCGTACCCGCATTAGTGATCGACTAGCTCTCACAGATGCATTGTCTTATCTAGATTCCGCGCTTTTTCGTCCGGAGTTTGATCACAGCACCTGGCTGGATACGGCACTTGCACGGGTAGAAAGAGCGAAGAAACGTGACTCCGCGATAAAACATTACGCCAGAAAGTATGGCGAATATCCGATTTGGGTTTTAGTTGAGGCTCTCGATTTTTCTGATATTTCGCAGCTCTTTGATGGGATGGTACTTGCCGATCAGCGTGCTATCTCTGAGTCCTTAGGGCTGGTAGTGGATTCCGATAGGCTCACCGCTAAGCAGAAGGGCAGCTACTACAGGCAAGATCCGCTGGCTCGTTGGTGTGAGCAATTTACGGTTTTGCGTAATATATGTGCTCATCATGGCAGGTTATGGAACAGGTTTCTTACCCCGGCGTCAACCAACGCACTGCGCACAATTACTGACCTTTCTTCTCTTCCAAGGGGACAAAGTGACCGGATTTTTGGAGCAATCCTCCTCATGTCTTTCCTGCTGCGCCAGATTTCTCCGGGAACCAGTTGGCCGAACAAAGTCCGCCACCTCATTGAGTCTGAATACTTACCTCTAGAATCCCGATCAATAACAGAAATGGGAATACCTCAAGAGTGGCAAAAATTATCTTTATGGAATAACCCCACCAGTTAG